One genomic region from Cetobacterium sp. ZOR0034 encodes:
- a CDS encoding ACT domain-containing protein has product MEKKEFYIVDKRILPNSIQSVIKVNEIVQAERISKYEAIKRVGISRSTYYKYKDYIKPFFEGGKEKVFSIYLSLEDRPGILARVLDIIAGEQMNILTIVQNIAIDGISRVTISIQTTENLLRKIEEMLEKISSLDSVKELRVIGSN; this is encoded by the coding sequence CCGAATTCAATACAAAGCGTGATTAAAGTAAATGAAATTGTTCAAGCAGAAAGAATTTCTAAATATGAGGCTATAAAAAGAGTAGGAATAAGTAGAAGTACTTATTATAAGTATAAAGATTATATAAAACCATTCTTTGAAGGTGGAAAAGAAAAGGTATTTAGTATTTATTTATCTTTAGAGGATAGACCAGGAATTTTAGCAAGAGTTTTAGACATTATAGCAGGAGAACAAATGAATATTTTGACAATTGTACAAAATATAGCTATTGATGGAATAAGTAGAGTAACTATATCGATTCAAACAACAGAAAATTTACTTAGAAAAATTGAAGAGATGTTAGAAAAAATAAGTTCATTAGATTCAGTAAAAGAGTTAAGAGTTATTGGAAGCAACTAA
- the accB gene encoding acetyl-CoA carboxylase biotin carboxyl carrier protein, with protein MKLDLESIKKLAKSIEEHNLSEISVEVNGTKLTMKKEEPKEEIAASTVKYVEQAVSTSNEVSSVEKLETFEIVEDGIEVISPMVGTYYSAPSPESEDFVKIGDRIEVGDTVCIVEAMKMMNEVKSTVAGTVVALKSENGKAVKKGDVLFLVK; from the coding sequence ATGAAGTTAGATTTAGAAAGCATAAAAAAATTAGCTAAAAGTATAGAGGAGCACAACCTTTCTGAAATTAGTGTAGAAGTAAATGGAACAAAGCTTACAATGAAAAAAGAGGAACCGAAAGAAGAGATCGCAGCATCAACAGTAAAATATGTTGAGCAAGCAGTTTCTACATCAAATGAAGTTTCGAGTGTAGAAAAATTAGAAACTTTTGAGATAGTAGAGGATGGAATAGAAGTAATATCTCCAATGGTGGGAACATATTATTCAGCACCTTCACCAGAATCAGAGGATTTTGTGAAAATAGGGGATAGAATAGAAGTAGGAGATACTGTATGTATTGTTGAAGCTATGAAAATGATGAATGAAGTTAAATCAACAGTAGCAGGAACAGTTGTTGCATTAAAATCAGAAAATGGAAAAGCTGTTAAAAAAGGAGATGTATTATTTTTAGTAAAATAG
- a CDS encoding hemolysin family protein: MDTYRDIIILFVLILLSGFFSASETALTSFKTTDLEDVEKSNKKTAHLLKKWLKSPNEILTGMLLGNNIVNILGSSIATALAINIMGNSPRSLAIVTGVMTVLILIFGEITPKIMAKNNARYFSKVVIAPIYYFGVLMKPLVKILMWTSILIGRILGVEVKTESIMFTEEDLISFVNVGEAEGIIEEEEKEMIHSIVGLGETNAKEIMTPRTSMFAVEGNKTLDDIWDEMIEAGFSRIPVYEETIDNIIGVLYTKDVLNYLKANSTNTQVKELVREAYYVPETKSIIEILQEFKSKKVHIALVLDEYGGIGGVLTIEDLLEEIVGEIRDEFDHEEEETIKEIDENRYEVDAMLDIETINKNLAIELPISEDYESLGGLLMSELGKIPSIGDIVEFEDVKLVVIQVEKMRVSKVEIQRGE, translated from the coding sequence TTGGACACGTATCGTGATATTATTATATTATTTGTATTAATTTTACTATCTGGTTTTTTCTCAGCCTCAGAAACAGCGTTAACTTCTTTTAAAACAACAGATTTAGAAGATGTAGAGAAATCGAATAAAAAGACAGCACATTTATTAAAAAAATGGTTAAAAAGTCCAAATGAGATTTTAACAGGAATGCTATTAGGGAATAACATAGTAAATATTTTAGGTTCATCTATAGCCACTGCATTAGCAATTAATATAATGGGAAATTCTCCTAGAAGTTTAGCTATTGTAACAGGAGTAATGACTGTTCTAATACTTATATTTGGAGAAATAACGCCTAAAATTATGGCGAAAAATAATGCTAGATATTTTTCAAAAGTTGTAATAGCACCAATATATTATTTTGGTGTGTTAATGAAACCTTTAGTAAAAATATTGATGTGGACTTCAATTCTAATTGGAAGAATTTTAGGTGTTGAAGTAAAAACTGAAAGCATTATGTTTACAGAGGAAGATTTAATATCTTTCGTGAATGTTGGAGAAGCTGAAGGAATTATTGAAGAGGAAGAGAAAGAGATGATTCATTCTATCGTTGGATTAGGTGAAACTAATGCAAAAGAGATAATGACTCCGAGAACTTCGATGTTTGCAGTAGAGGGGAATAAGACATTAGATGATATTTGGGATGAGATGATCGAAGCCGGATTTTCAAGAATTCCAGTTTATGAAGAAACAATCGATAACATAATAGGAGTTTTATATACAAAAGACGTATTAAACTATTTAAAAGCAAATAGTACTAATACTCAGGTAAAAGAATTAGTAAGGGAAGCTTATTATGTTCCTGAAACTAAATCAATAATTGAGATTCTTCAAGAATTTAAGAGTAAAAAAGTTCATATTGCATTGGTTTTAGATGAGTATGGAGGAATTGGTGGAGTTTTAACAATAGAAGATCTATTAGAAGAGATTGTCGGAGAGATTCGTGATGAGTTTGATCATGAAGAGGAAGAGACGATAAAAGAGATTGATGAAAATAGATATGAAGTAGATGCAATGTTAGATATAGAAACAATTAATAAAAATTTAGCGATAGAACTTCCAATATCTGAAGATTACGAGAGTTTAGGTGGATTACTTATGTCTGAACTTGGGAAAATACCATCGATTGGTGATATTGTTGAGTTTGAAGATGTAAAATTAGTTGTTATTCAAGTCGAAAAGATGAGAGTATCTAAGGTAGAGATACAAAGAGGGGAATAA
- a CDS encoding DUF502 domain-containing protein: MKRIKASFYSGLIAILPIVITVYIFNWIFQLFLGLLQDSFVTVAIRSLVIHAGLGKEQDLHLYTQILINVLSFITVILTLIIIGTAMRVFLFKKIGTFLNNLLARIPLFSQIYSTITQIISLFASDRQKSYQKVVMFEYPRKGIYSIGFMTASSNHLAEEVTEEEMCNVFLPTSPNPTSGMFIILRKSEVKILDIKVDDAIKLIISGGVILPPNNKKEN, encoded by the coding sequence ATGAAGAGAATAAAAGCCAGTTTTTATAGCGGATTGATTGCGATATTACCAATAGTTATCACGGTTTATATATTTAACTGGATATTTCAATTATTCTTAGGATTATTACAAGATTCATTTGTAACGGTAGCAATAAGAAGTCTAGTAATACACGCAGGTTTAGGAAAAGAACAAGATTTGCATTTGTATACTCAAATCTTAATAAATGTATTATCTTTTATAACAGTTATTTTAACATTAATAATAATTGGAACTGCTATGAGAGTATTTTTATTCAAAAAAATTGGTACATTTTTAAATAATCTATTAGCTAGAATTCCGCTATTTAGTCAGATTTACAGTACAATAACACAAATAATATCACTATTTGCTTCTGATAGACAGAAGTCTTATCAGAAAGTGGTTATGTTTGAGTATCCTAGAAAAGGGATTTATAGTATAGGGTTTATGACTGCAAGTAGTAATCATTTAGCTGAAGAAGTAACTGAAGAAGAGATGTGTAATGTGTTTTTACCAACTTCTCCTAATCCAACATCAGGAATGTTTATAATATTAAGAAAATCTGAAGTGAAAATTTTAGATATAAAAGTAGATGATGCGATAAAACTTATAATTTCAGGAG